The stretch of DNA CCCTTTGTCGGGCCGGACGTCGATCCGTTTCACCTCGCGCCACGACCGGACCTGGGCCTCGTCCACCCGGCTGGCAATGACCAAAATGTCGGCCAGGGCCAACGCCGGTTCGGTGCCGCCGCCGCGTTGCTCGGTCGGCTGGATCCAGGCGATTTGCTTCTTGAGTTGGAGCAGCAGCCCGGTGGCGATGACCACCAGGAACGGTAAGGCCACGATGATCGAGGCCCAGTAGTGCACTTTTCGATTGAGGGCGTTGAAAGTCATGGCTCTAACCTAACAACGGTCAGGGCTTCACTTCGAGTCCAAAGAGGACCGGCCGGCCGGCCGGCAGATTGCCGTTGTGGCGCTCGAACCGGGTCGAGTTCGTCAGGTTGTCGATGTTGAGATAGGTCGTGAGTTGACGATTCACGTCGAACGCCACGCTGAGATACGGTTTCACGAAGCCGGGATACTGCAGCAGGTAGTCGCGGCGGCTTGGCTTGGCCGGCGATTGGTTGGCCGCCACCATGGCGATTTCGGTCCAGTTGTATCCGGTCCACGATCCGATGTAGTTGGCGCCAACGCCGATTTGGAAATTGCGGCCCAAATTTAGGTCAACCGGGCCGAGCCGGAGGCCTTCGGGATTTCGGGCAGTTGGTCGCCCTTCCAGAGCGGGCCGGCATATCGCTGGCCGATCTGTTCCACCCGGCTGCTGGTGGTGTAGAGGAGCCCGTCGAGGCCCACTCGGCCGAATCGGAGTCCGGCCTCGAGTTCGACGCCTTTGTTTCGGATGGCGCCGATGTTCTGGAATTGATAGGTCGGCGAGACCCCGGTGACCGGCTGGAGATACCCGGATCGACGTCCCGCTTGAACTTGAGCAGATCGAGCCGGTCGAGGCGCTT from Gemmatimonadota bacterium encodes:
- a CDS encoding PepSY domain-containing protein yields the protein MTFNALNRKVHYWASIIVALPFLVVIATGLLLQLKKQIAWIQPTEQRGGGTEPALALADILVIASRVDEAQVRSWREVKRIDVRPDKGLVKVTSASDWELQIDAATGAVLHSAHRRSDLIESLHDGSFFGPAVKFGVFLPVATVMFGMWLTGIYLFVLPFLVKRRRAAKVSP
- a CDS encoding TonB-dependent receptor, which produces MCRPALEGRPTARNPEGLRLGPVDLNLGRNFQIGVGANYIGSWTGYNWTEIAMVAANQSPAKPSRRDYLLQYPGFVKPYLSVAFDVNRQLTTYLNIDNLTNSTRFERHNGNLPAGRPVLFGLEVKP